From the genome of Ictalurus punctatus breed USDA103 chromosome 28, Coco_2.0, whole genome shotgun sequence, one region includes:
- the LOC108262359 gene encoding histo-blood group ABO system transferase isoform X25, whose translation MRFLQNLYRFFLIITGSLLGLIYFSYTSSWFSGVWECRLTVEEKKHGNTDLIFPTGIACAQPSVSNSRPDVSTTTPWLAPIVWEGTYDLTVIDNIYKQQNITVAVTVFALGKYVRFLKDFLESAEQHFMVGYRVHYYLFTDRPDEVPAVTLGEGRQLTVIKTETSNRWQEISLRRMEMIEKLIEKEHTGKADYIFSLDVYSKFHAHWGAESLGDLVGVLHAGFFGTSRKQFTYERRPESQAFIPLQEGDYYYIGAMIGGRLDKVHKLVKTCRMQLDVDRANHIEAAWQEESHLNKYFLYNKPSKVLSPEYLWDDTKGKPSYMKVVRSSQVFKKYAEVRPNP comes from the exons ATGCGTTTTTTACAGAATTTATATCGGTTTTTCCTTATTATCACCGGTTCACTCCTCGg ACTCATTTACTTCAGCTACACATCCTCCTGGTTCAG tgGTGTGTGGGAGTGCAGACTGACTGT ggaagaaaaaaaacatggtaaTACAGACCTAATCTTTCCTACagg GATTGCATGCGCTCAGCCCAGTGTGAGTAATAG tcggCCGGATGTCTCCACAACGACTCCGTGGTTAGCTCCAATTGTGTGGGAGGGTACATATGATTTGACGGTGATTGACAACATCTACAAACAACAGAACATCACTGTGGCAGTCACCGTCTTCGCTCTGGGGAA GTACGTACGCTTCCTGAAGGACTTCCTAGAATCTGCAGAGCAGCACTTCATGGTGGGCTACCGAGTGCATTATTACCTGTTTACAGATCGTCCGGACGAGGTTCCTGCAGTAACGCTGGGGGAAGGGCGTCAGTTGACCGTGATAAAAACAGAAACCTCGAACCGCTGGCAGGAAATCTCACTGCGCAGGATGGAGATGATCGAGAAGCTCATCGAGAAGGAACACACCGGCAAGGCAGACTACATATTCAGTCTCGACGTCTACTCCAAATTCCACGCTCACTGGGGGGCGGAGTCTCTGGGCGACCTTGTCGGCGTGCTGCATGCCGGGTTTTTCGGAACATCTCGGAAACAGTTCACATACGAGCGGCGTCCTGAATCTCAGGCCTTCATACCTTTACAAGAAGGAGACTACTACTACATAGGTGCCATGATCGGAGGACGCCTCGACAAAGTGCACAAGCTGGTGAAGACGTGCCGCATGCAGCTGGATGTGGACCGAGCCAATCACATTGAAGCGGCATGGCAGGAGGAGTCTCACCTGAACAAGTACTTCCTGTACAATAAGCCCAGCAAGGTGCTCTCACCTGAATACCTGTGGGATGACACGAAAGGGAAACCCAGCTACATGAAAGTGGTGCGTTCCTCTCAGGTGTTCAAGAAGTACGCCGAGGTCCGACCCAACCCTTAA
- the LOC108262359 gene encoding histo-blood group ABO system transferase isoform X20 encodes MRFLQNLYLFFLIIAGSLLGLIYFSYTSSWFSGVWECRLTVEEKKHGNTDLIFPTGIACAQPSVSNSRPDVSTTTPWLAPIVWEGTYDLTVIDNIYKQQNITVAVTVFALGKYVRFLKDFLESAEQHFMVGYRVHYYLFTDRPDEVPAVTLGEGRQLTVIKTETSNRWQEISLRRMEMIEKLIEKEHTGKADYIFSLDVYSKFHAHWGAESLGDLVGVLHAGFFGTSRKQFTYERRPESQAFIPLQEGDYYYIGAMIGGRLDKVHKLVKTCRMQLDVDRANHIEAAWQEESHLNKYFLYNKPSKVLSPEYLWDDTKGKPSYMKVVRSSQVFKKYAEVRPNP; translated from the exons ACTCATTTACTTCAGCTACACATCCTCCTGGTTCAG tgGTGTGTGGGAGTGCAGACTGACTGT ggaagaaaaaaaacatggtaaTACAGACCTAATCTTTCCTACagg GATTGCATGCGCTCAGCCCAGTGTGAGTAATAG tcggCCGGATGTCTCCACAACGACTCCGTGGTTAGCTCCAATTGTGTGGGAGGGTACATATGATTTGACGGTGATTGACAACATCTACAAACAACAGAACATCACTGTGGCAGTCACCGTCTTCGCTCTGGGGAA GTACGTACGCTTCCTGAAGGACTTCCTAGAATCTGCAGAGCAGCACTTCATGGTGGGCTACCGAGTGCATTATTACCTGTTTACAGATCGTCCGGACGAGGTTCCTGCAGTAACGCTGGGGGAAGGGCGTCAGTTGACCGTGATAAAAACAGAAACCTCGAACCGCTGGCAGGAAATCTCACTGCGCAGGATGGAGATGATCGAGAAGCTCATCGAGAAGGAACACACCGGCAAGGCAGACTACATATTCAGTCTCGACGTCTACTCCAAATTCCACGCTCACTGGGGGGCGGAGTCTCTGGGCGACCTTGTCGGCGTGCTGCATGCCGGGTTTTTCGGAACATCTCGGAAACAGTTCACATACGAGCGGCGTCCTGAATCTCAGGCCTTCATACCTTTACAAGAAGGAGACTACTACTACATAGGTGCCATGATCGGAGGACGCCTCGACAAAGTGCACAAGCTGGTGAAGACGTGCCGCATGCAGCTGGATGTGGACCGAGCCAATCACATTGAAGCGGCATGGCAGGAGGAGTCTCACCTGAACAAGTACTTCCTGTACAATAAGCCCAGCAAGGTGCTCTCACCTGAATACCTGTGGGATGACACGAAAGGGAAACCCAGCTACATGAAAGTGGTGCGTTCCTCTCAGGTGTTCAAGAAGTACGCCGAGGTCCGACCCAACCCTTAA